In Actinoplanes lobatus, the DNA window CCGACGCCGTCTACTCCAACCTCCGCGGCGACGTGCCCGCGAAGATCGGCATCACCTACGACCAGCTCAAACACATCAACCCGAGCATCGTCTGCTGCTCGCTGACCGGCTTCGGCATGACCGGCCCGCGCGCCGCCCAGCCCGGCTACGACTACATTCTCCAGGGCCTCGCCGGCTGGATGGAGCTCACCGGCGAACCGGGCGGCCCACCCACCAAGTCCGGCCTGTCCATCGTCGACTACTCCGGCGGTTTCGTCGCCGCCATCGCCCTGCTGGCCGGAGTCCACGCGGCCCGCCGCGACGGCCACGGCATGGACTGCGACCTGAGCCTCTTCGACACCGCGGTCGGCATGCTCACCTACCCCGCGGCCTGGCACCTGAACGCCGGCTTCGAACCCGCCCGGACCCGCTACTCCGCCCACCCGTCCCTGGTCCCGTTCCAGCTGTTCCCCTCGGCCGACGGCTGGGTCGTGGTCGGTTGCGCCAAGGAGAAGTTCTGGCACCGCCTGGTCGCCGTCCTCGAAAGCGCACCTACCCCGGACACCCCCGCCGGACCATCGAATTCCGCCGGTTCGGGTGGCGCCGACCCGAGCGTCTCCGCTGGGTGGAGTTCCGCCGGTTCGGGTGGCGCCGACCCGAGCGTCTCCACTGGGTGGAGTTCCGCCGGTTCGGGTGGCGCCGACCCGAGCGTCTCCACTGGGTGGAGTACCGCCGGTTCGGGTGGCGCCGACCCGAGCGTCTCCACTGGGTGGAGTACCGCCGGTTCGGGTGGCGTCGCGCTGAGCGATCCGCGGTTCGCCACGTTCGCGGATCGGCGCACGCACGCCGACGTGCTGCTTCCGCTGCTGGAGGAGATCTTCGCGACGCGGGCGACCGCCGAGTGGCTGGCCCTGCTCGAACCGGCCGGCATCCCGTGCGGGCCGGTCAACGACGTGGCGGCCGCGTTGCGTGATCCGCACACCCTGGCGCGCGGGCTCGTCGTGGAGACCGAACATCCGCATTACGGCACCGTGCGCCAGGTCGCGTCGCCGGTCCGGGTGGGCGACGCGCCGCCGGCCTACCGCCGCGCTCCGCGCCGGGGAGAAGACCTGGGGTACGTCGCCGAACTCCTCGGCTACTCCGACACCCGCTTGACTGAACTACGTTCCTCCGGCGCCTTCGGCAAGGCCCCCGAGTGACACGCGCGGATCGTTCTGACGGCGTCAATGTTGAGCGAGTCAATGTGGATCCCGTCAATGCGGGAGCGATCAATGTTGACTCGACTGGACTGGATTCAGTCAGGATTGATTCGGCCGTGGTTGATTCGGCCGTGGTTGATTCGGCCGTGGTTGATTCGGCCGTGGTTGATTCGGCTGTGGTTGATTCGGCTGTGGTTGATTCAGTCGGGATTGATTCGGCTGTGGTTGATTCGGGTGGACTTGACCTCGGTGGAGTTGAGCCGGCGGCGGTGGTGCTGGCTCGATGGGTTGCCGGGCTTGACTGCACGGCGCTGCCGGACGCGGTTGTCGAGGCGGCCCGCGAGCATCTGATCGACGCTGTCGGCTGTGCGGTCGCCGGCATCGGACGCGGCGCCGCCGAACCCGCGCTCACCGTCGCGCGCGGGCTCGGCGGCCCGCCCGAGGCCCGGCTGTTCAGCGGGGAGCGGGTCGGCGCGGTCGCGGCCGCGTTCGGGAACGCCGTCGCCGTACACGCGCTCGACTTCGACGACACCCACGCCGGCGGATTGGTGCACGCGAGCGCGGTGACCGTACCGGTGGCTCTTGCCGTGGGAGAACAGACCGGGGCGCGCGGCAGTGAGATGATCACCGCGCTGGTCGCGGGTCTCGAAGTCGTGTGCCGCCTCGGCGCGTCGGCGCCGCACGGATTCCACGCGCGCGGGCTGCACGCCACCTCGATGTGCGGGGTCGTCGGCGCGGCCGTCACCGCCGGGAAGCTGATCGGCCTCGACGAGACGCGGCTGGCGCACGCCATCGGGATCGCGGCCAGCGGGGCCAGCGGACTGCTGGAGTTCCTGCACAGCCCGGCCAGCACCAAGCAACTGCATCCGGGCACCGCCGCCGCGAACGGCATCCTCGCCGCCCGCCTCGCCGCCGCCGGCGCGACCGGTCCGGCCGGGGCGCTCGACGGCGAGTACGGCCTGTTCCGGACCATGACGACCCGCGATCCCGACCCGGCCGTCCTGCTGGGAGAACTCGGTGAGCGGTGGGAGACGACCCGGATCGGGATCAAGCCGTACCCGGCCTGCCAGCTCACGCACGCCTCGATCGACGCGGCCGGCGAGTTCACCGGGAGCGCGCCGCCGGCGCTGACCGTGACACTGCACCCGGACGCCGTACCGATCGTCGGTGGTCCGGAGAAGCGGCGGCCGCGCAGCGCCTACGAGGCCAAGTTCAGCGTCTACTGGTGTGTCGCCGCGATGGTCGTCGACGGCTGGGTGGACCTGGACACGTTCGAGGACCTGGACCGGCCGGAGATCCTGGACCTGGCCGCCCGGATCACCGTGCGGGCCGGCGCCGCCGACGTGGTCGCCGCGGACGCGCCCGGCATGGTCGAGGGCGACGGCCGGACCGCCCGGGTGGAGCGGCCCACCGGCGGTGGAGCGCGCACGAAGGCCGCCGCGAACCTCGGACCCGGCGCGGAGGAGGTCTTCGCCGCCGCCGACGCGCTGACGACAGCGGCTGGCGACAAAGCGGCCGGCGGCCCGAAAGCGGCCGGTGGCCCGAAAGCGGCCACACCGGCTGCCGATGTCGCGGAACTGCTCGACCGGATCGAAGGGTGTCTCCAGTGACCGTGTATCTGCCGGCCGTGCCCGGCTACGACCAGCTCGACGTGCCGATCGGCGACGTGGTCCACGTGACCGAGTACGTCACCGCCGCCGCCCTGGCCGACCCGGCGGCACTCGACGCCGCGCGGAAGACGGTGTTCGGGGAGCACCGCGCGCCGGTGTCGCGGGTTCCGGTCGAGTCGATCGTCGGCTCCGGCGCACCCTACGCCGTCGCGGTCGTCACCCACCCGGGCGGCGGGACGCTGTTCACCGACGGCGACGACGTGATCCGGGTGGCGGGCGGCGTCACCTACCTGCCGAGCGTGCACACCACCGATGGCGACTTCCGCGACCAGTACCGCTGGTGCCTGGAACGGATCGCCGCCCTGCTGGCGGTGGCCGGCTCGGGCACCGGCGCGCTGGTCCGGACGGTCGACTACACGGCGACCGCGACCCGCGCCGAATACCCCCGATGTGGACGGCCCCGCCGGGAGGTCCTCGGCGCCGGGCCGGTCCATCCGGGCGCCGCCGGCATCCTCGTCGACGTCCCGGTCGAGCCGGGCGCCCAGGTGTCGCTCGATGCGCTCGCCGCGTCCCCGCCGCTCGAAGCGCTCAACCCCGGCTGGGCCCGCTACGACACGCTCACCTACAAACCGGCCGTACGGGCGGCGAACACCGTCTACCTGGCCGGGTTCGGGGCGCTCGACCCGGTCAGCCAGCAGGCGATCCACGCCGGCGACCTGGTCGCCCAGGCCGAGTACGTCTACCGCAGCATCGAGACGGTCCTGGCCGAGGCCGGCGGCACCGGCGAGAACGTGGTCCACCTGGTCGAATACCTGACCCCGGACGCGGTCGCCGACTATCCGCGCACGGTCGCCCTGCGGGAGAAGCACTTCCCGAACGCGGTCGTCACCGCGGTCGTCTGCTCGGCCCTGCTGCGCCCGGAGTTCCTGCTGGAGACGGTGCCGACGGCGGTGCTGCCGTGACGCTGCTGACTCCGGAACTGGCGGCGCGGATCGGGGAGGAGCGGGTCTACACCGCGCCGGAACCGCTGGGCCGGGCCGCGATCCGCTACTTCGCGCTGGCCACCGGCGACACCGACCCGGCGCACCTGGCCGGCGACGTGGCCCCGCCGACGCTGATCTGCGAGACCAACCAGTACGCCGGCCTGCCCCGTGACGCCGACGGCTACGCCGGTCACGGGTGGCATCTGGACGTACCGGGCACCCGGTTGGTCCGTGGCGGAAACGCCTACCGTTTCGAGCGCCCGGTCGGCCCGGACGACGTGATCACCGCCCGCTGGAAGCTGGCCGACATGACCGAGCGGGTCACCGGCGGTGGCAAGACGATGCTGATCGTCACCTCGGTCGCCACCTACACCGACCAGGCCGGCCGCGTCCTGGCCGTCAACGAGGAGACGCTGATCTATGTCGCTCGTTAGAGAGCAGAAGATCGAACTGCCCGACATGATCGCGTACGCCGGCGCGACCTGGGACTGGCACAAACTCCACTACGACGCCGACTACCTGCGCGAACGCGGCCTCGACAAGCCGGTCGTCGACGGTCAGGTGTTCGGCGCCCACCTGGCGATCGCCCTGCGTGAATGGTTCGGCCCGGACGCGGTGATCACCGCCCTGTCGTTCCGGTTCAAGAGCCTGGTCTTCGCCGGCGAGACGATCCGCTGCGTCGGCACGGTCGTCCGTGAGGAGGCCGGCACGGTCGAGGTCGACCTGCGCGTCGAGGTCGTCGAGGGTGGCCGGATCGCGGTGGCCCCCGCCTCCGCGACACTGACCCTGCCATGACCGGGGTCGCCATCGCCGGCGCCGCCGAATGCGACCTCGGCGCCACCGGGAAGTCGATCCTGGAGTTGCAGACCCAGGCGGTCACCCGGGCGCTCGACGATGCCGGGCTCACCCTGGCCGATGTGGACGGGATCGCCACCAACGGCATCGCACGCTTCTCGGCCACCCAGCTCGCCGACTGGCTGGGCCTGAAACCGTCCTGGTGCGACTCCACTTTCGCCGGGGGCGCGGTCTTCGAGATGTATGTGGCCCGCGCCGCCCAGGCCATCGCCGCGGGTCAGTGCAGCACCGTGGTGATCTCCTACGCTTCGGACCAGCGCTCGGCCCGCAGCCGCAAACTGACCGCCGTCCACGACGACGGCACCCCCGAGGCCGAGTGGGAGGCCCCCTACCAGCCGCTCTACCCGATCTCCTACTACGCCATGGTCGCCCAGCGCTACCTGCACGTTCACGGCCTGACCCGGGCGGACCTCGCGTCGGTCGCCGTCGCCGCGCGGGCGCGGGCCCAGATCAACCCCAAGGCATGGACGTACGGGAGAGGCGCGCTCACCGTCGACGACGTCCTGGCCGCCCCGCAGATCTCCAGCCCGCTCGGCAGGCTGGACTGCTGCCTGGTCACCGACGGCGGCGGCGCGATCGTCCTGACCTCCCTGGAACGCGCCCGGGACCTGCCGAAACGCCCGGTCGAGGTGCTCGGCTACGGCGAGGCGCTGACCCACACCGGCATGGCGAGCGAACCGGACCTGCTGCGCACCGGGGCGATCGACTCGGGCCGGCGCGCCTTCGCCCGGGCCGGGCTGACCCCGGCCGACATCGACGTGGTGCAGCTGTACGACGCGTTCACCGTCTCGGTGCCGCTCGGCCTCGAGGCGCTCGGATTCGCGGCGCCCGGCGAGGGGCTGGCCGTCACCACGCCGCACAACACCACCGGCGGCGGCCTGGCCTACTGCCATCCCGGCCAGTTCGGGGTGCTGCTGCTGGTCGAGGCGGTCCGGCAACTGCGCGGCGAATGCGGCGACCGGCAGGTGCCGGGCGCGTCGACGGCCCTCGCACACGGCACCGGCGGCATCTTCTCCAGCCACGCCACGGTGATCCTGGGAGCGGACCGGTGAAAATCCAGCACTGTACGACCTGCGGGTCCTATCAGCACTATCCACGCCCGATCTGTGTCACGTGCGGCGGCGACCGGCCGGACGAGGTGGACGCGGCCGGCACCGGAACCGTGGACAGCTTCACCGTCGTCCACCGCGCCGACGAACCGTTCGTGCTCGCGCGGGTCCGCCTCACCGAGGGCCCGGTCGTGCTCACCCACCTCACCGGCATCCCCGACCCGCGATGCGACCAGCCCGTCCGCCTCGTCGAGGGCTCCGAACCACCGGTCTTCACAGGGAGTGACGATGGACTTTGACCTGAACGACGAGCAGCGGATGTTCCGCGACGTGCTCCGGGACTTCGTGGACCGTGAGATCCGGCCGGTGGCGCAGGAGTGGGAGGCGTCCGGACGGTACCCCACCGAGATCGTCGAGACCATGCGTGAGCTGGGCCTGTTCGGTCTCACCGTCCCCGAGGAGTACGGCGGGCTCGGCGCCGACATGGTCAGTTTCGCGCTCACCTTCGAGGAGATCGCCAAGGGCTGGATGGGCATCGCCGGCATCCTCGGCAGCCACTCGCTGTCCTGCTGGCTGATCGCCCGGCACGGCACCGACGACCAGAAGTCGCGCTACCTGCCTGATCTGGCCAGCGGCGTACGGCGTACCGGAATCGCTCTGACCGAACCGGATGCCGGAACCGACCTGCAGGGAATCGCCACGACGGCCGTTCGCGACGGCGACCACTACGTCCTCAACGGTCGCAAGACCTGGATCACCAACGCCCGGTACGCCGACCCGCTGCCCGTTCTCTGCAAGACCGACCCGGCCGCGGCCCCCGCGCACAAGGGCATGTCGGTGATCCTCGTCGAGGCCGGCACCCCCGGTTTCACCGTCGAACGTGACCTGCCGAAACTCGGCTACAAGGGCACCGAGTCGTGCGAGGTGCTGCTGGAGGACGTCCGCGTCCCGGCGACCCAGCTGCTCGGCGGCGTCGAGGGCCGCGGCATGCAGCAGGTGCTCTCCGGCCTGGAGACCGGCCGGATCAACGTGGCCGCCCGCGCCCTCGGCATCGCCCAGGCCGCCTACGACGAGGCCCTCAAGTACGCCGGCCAGCGCAAAGCCTTCGGCAAGGCGATCGGCGACTTCCAGGCGGTCCAGCTGAAAATCGCCGAGATGGCTGCCCAGGTGCAGGCCGCCCGGCTGCTCGTCTACTGGGCCGCGTCCCGGTCCGACGGCGGCCACCGCGTCGACATGGAGGCCGGCATGGCCAAGGCGTTCGCCTCCGAGGCCGCCGTGTTCTGTGCACTCAACTCGATGCAGGTGCACGGCGGCTACGGCTACTCCAAGGAATTCGTGGTGGAACGCCTCTACCGGGACGCCCCGCTCATGATGATCGGCGAGGGCACCAACGACATCCAGCGCGTCGTCATCGCCCGCGCGCTGCTGTCCGGGACGGCGACGATCGGATGAGATCCTTCCTGTACGTCCCCGGCAACCAGCCGAAGATGCTGGCCGCCGCCCTGACCCGGGGCGCCGACGCGCTCATCGTCGACCTGGAGGACGCGGTCCCGCCCGGCGAGAAGCAGGCGGCCCGCCACACGGTCGCCGAGTGGCTGCGGTCGCTGCCGGCCGGCGCGCCGGTCTGGGTACGGGTCAACTCCGGGCCGGACGGGCTCGACGACGCCCGCGCCGTCATCGCCCCCGCACCGCGCGGCGATGCCCATGCCGTCCCCACTCCCGCACTGCGCGGCGATGCCCATGCCGTCCCCACTCCCGCGCTGCGCGGCGACGCCCATGCCGTCCCCACTCCCGCGCTGCGCGGCCTGGTCGTGGCGAAAGCCTCCCTGGACCAGCTCACCGGCCTGGGCGGGCTGCTCGACGAGCACGATCCGGCGGGGGCGGTCGGCCTCGTACCCCTCCTGGAGACCCCGCAGGCGATCCTCGCCGCAGCGGCCATCGCGTCGGCGCCTCGCGTCACCCGGTTGCAGATCGGCGAGGCCGACCTCAGCGCCGAGCTGGGCATCACCCCCGGAGATCAAGATCAAGAGCTTCTTTTCGTACGATCGAGCGTCGTCCTCGCCTCGGCGGCCGCCGGAATCGAGCCACCCGCCGCCGCGGTGACCACCGACTTCCGTGACCTGGACGCGCTGCGCCGCTCGACGCTCGCCTTGAAGCGCCTCGGCTTCCGCGGTCGCGCCTGCATCCACCCGGCCCAGATCCCGGTCGTCCACGACGTCTTCACCCCGACCGCCGAGGAGATCGCCACCGCCCGCGACCTGATCACCCGCTTCGAATCCGCCGGCGGTGGCGTCTGCCTGGACGCCCGCGGCCGCATGGTCGACCTGGCCGTGATCCGGGAAGCCCGCCGAACCCTCTCCCTGGCCCCCGCCGTCCCCTGACGCCCCCGGCCCTGCCCTCCCGGTTTCGCCCCGGCCCGTTTCCAGCCTTGTCCTTGCGGGTTTGCCCCGCCCCGTTCCCAGCCCTGACCTTCCTTCCTGGTCCCAGCCCCGTCCCCAGCCCCAGTCCTGAGTCCGCCCTCGCACTCGCACTCGCACTCGCCCCGCCTCCGCCCGTGCCCCCGCCTCCGCCCTCCCCCCGCCTCCGCCCTTGCCCCGCCTCGCCCCCGCCCTCGCACTCGCACTCGCCCCGCCTCCGCCCGTGCCCCCGCCTCCGCCCTCCCCCCGCCTCCGCCCTTGCCCCGCCTCCGCCCTTGCCCCGCCTCCGCCCTTGCCCCGCCTCGCCCCCGCCCTTGGCCCGCCTCGCCCCCGCCCTTGGCCCTGGCCGGGCCCCGTCCCTGGCCGGGCCCGGGCCTGGCCTTTGGCCTCGCTCCTGGCGGCAGGCATCGTGCGCATGATTACTCACGGTGATCGGGTGCGGGATTTTCAGTTGTGGTGTGGAATATCGGGGCTTTCGGGGCGCCACGAATCCTCCACGAGGACGGCCGAGCGAACGCACCGAGTGATGTCCCGGATCCGCCACACCGCAGGTTGTCCACATCGGCGTCCTGTCCACAGGCACGAAAGCGTGCAGGGCGCGGATCGGCGAACCTGATCGGGTGGATCGCGGAGACATCGGACGAGAGCAGCGCGGCGTCGTGACCCGGGCCCAGGCCTTACGGGCGGGCATGACGCTGGCAGAGATCACGCACCGGGTGCGGTCCGGGCGGTGGCAGCGGCTGTTCGCGGGCGTCTATGCAACCTTCACCGGCCCGGTTTCGAGGGAGGTGTGGCGCTGGGCGGCGGTGCTGCGAGCCGGAGAGGGCGCCGTGCTCTCGCACCGGTCCGCGGCGGAGGAGGTGGGCCTGTGCCGGGCGTCGCAGGGGCCGCTGCACGTCACCGTGCCGGCCGCCCGTCGGGTCACCGCCCCGGGTGGGGTGGTCGTGCACCGCTGCCGGCACGTCCGGGAGCGGCGGCATCCGAGCCGACAGCCACCACAGACCAGGATCGAGGAGACGATCCTCGACCTGGCTGTCGGTGTGCCGCCGGAGGAGGCCATGGGCTGGATCGCGGCCGCCTGCGGGGCGCGGCTGACGACCGCCGACCGTCTTCGCCGGGCCTTGCGGCGGCGTGGCTTTGTTCCCGGCCGTCCGGTGTTGACATCCTTGCTCGACGACGCGGCCGAGGGCTGCGCCTCTGTCTTGGAGTGGCGCTATCTCCGGGAGGTCGAGAGGGCCCACAGCCTGCCCGCCCCGGCGCGGCAGTGGCGCCGCCCGCGTTCCGGCGGCTACTGGTATGACGATCTCTACTACCCGGGCGAGCGGCTCAGGATCGAGCTCGACGGGCAGGCGGCGCACCCGGCGGAGACGCGATGGCGCGACTACCGGCGTGACAACGCGGCGGTTCAGTCGGGCGACACCGTTCTGCGATACAGCACCGGCGACATCTTCGATGACCCATGCCGGGTGGCCGGGCAGGTCGCCGACGTGCTCCAGCGGGGTGGATGGCCCGAACCGGCACAGCCGTGCGGCCCCGGCTGTGGTCTCCTTCCCGCCGACCCCGGTCGCGACTGGATCGTTGAGGGGGCGTCCCTGCCTGTGCTGTGAGATGGTGGCCGCGCGGGGCGCTGACGTGCTCCAGCGGTGGATGGCCTGGCTCGGCGGTGCCGTGCGGGTTGGGCCCTGGCCTTCTTGCCGATCCCGGTCGCGCCCGGACCGTTGAGGGTCTGTGCGCCTCCGGCCAGGGCCGTGGGTCGGCCGGGGTGGTGGGCCGGCCAGGGCCGTGGGTCGGCCGGGGTGGTGGGCCGGGTCTGTGGGTCGGCCGGGGTCGGCTGGACCGGGCATGTAACGCGACCTTGCTGAGGATCAACCGGTGAGCCGGCACACCGCCTTGGTGCCCCCGGCGTCCTGACGCGGGCCGGCCGGCGGCGTGAACGTTGATCGATGGAGATGATCGTTGAAACGCCGGTGCGGGGGATGACCCTAACGGTATGGTGAATCAACCTGATAGATCATTGCGCATGCGTCAGCGCTCCGGAGAGGGTCGGGGAACCCCAACGGAGGTGCTTTGTGGACTTGTCACGAACCCTGACCGGATTCGGTGCCGCGTTGCTCGCCATCGCCCTGCTCGCCAACCCGGCGACAGGCGCGCCAGGCGACACCCCGTCGACTCGCGACTTCGGCAACGGGCCGGAACGCAACGAGATCGCCGCCGTCGACCCGGCCGCCGGATGGTCGGCGCGGACGCTGCTTGCGGAGGAGCCCGCGTCCGCGTGGAGCCTCCGGAGCCGCAAGGGCTACCCACGGCAGAACACTTTGCCGGTGTGGCCGGACAATCCCGAGGACCGGTCGATCAAGCTGGGCCTCATCCCGTACCACGAGATGGCCCCGAAGCTGAACGCGCTGCAGCAGGCCTCGGACCGGGTGTCCGCGGAGATCATCGGGAAGTCGGCCGGAGGCCGCGACCTCTACCTGGTGACGGTGACCGCCCCCGAGTCGGTGGGCGAGGCGGCCCGGCAGGACCGCTGGCGTGAGCTGATCGAGGAGAATCCGGCCGCCGCAAAGCGGGATCGCGCTCTCCAAAAAGGTTACAAAACGCCGGTCTGGATCAACGCGAACATCCACGGCAACGAGTGGGAGGGCACCGACGGCGCGCTGCGTGTCATCGAGCGCCTGGCCACCGCCACCGATGCCGCGACCGAAGACTTCCTGGACCGCAGCCGGGTCTACCTGACCGTCACCAACAACCCGGACGGCCGCATCGCCGGGACCAGGGCGAACGGCGCCGGGTTCGACATCAACCGGGACCACGCGACCGGTTCGCAGCCGGAGTCCCGGGCGGTACGCGACGTGGTCATCGGGACGCAGCCGTTCGTCATGCTCGACGAGCACGGCTACACCGGCACCACGCTGATCGAGCCGGCCACCCCGCCGCACGGGCAGAACTACGAGTACGACCTGTACATCAAGCACGCGCTGCCCAACGCGCTCGGCATGGAGAAGGCGATCCAGCGGCTCGGCTACCCGGAGACGGCCGCCGCCGACATCCCGTTCCGGGACTACACTCCCGGCGACTGGGACGACTGGCCGCCGATCTTCACCCCGATGTACGCGATGTACCAGGGCGCGATCGGCCACACCGTGGAGATCCCGCTGCGGGTCAACAACGCCGACTACACCAACCTGCCGGTCGAAGAGTTGCGGCGCCGCGCCGGCATCAACACCGACGTGGTGGCCGCGACCATCGAGGCGGCGCTCACCTACGCCGACACCAACCGGGCCACCCTGCTCGCCGACCAGATCGAGCAGTTCCGCCGCGGCTGGGCGGGCGAGGCGTCACCGGAGATCCCGGACGGTTTCGTGCCCGGTTTCGGCCCCGAGGACCGGTACTCGACGACGTTCCCGCGCGCCTACGTCATCCCGGCGGGCACCCCGGCGGCCGCCCGCCTCGTCGACCACCTGATCGCCAACGACGTCCGCGTCACCCGCGCCCGCCACGACTTCACCGTGAACGGGAATCGTTACCGGGACGGCACCTACATCGTCGACATGCACCAGCCGAAGCGCGGCCTCGCGAACGTGCTCCTCGAAGCCGGCCGCGACATCTCCGAACTGGTGCCGCAGATGTACGACATCTCCGGCTGGAGCCACGGCCTGCTCTGGGGCGCAGGCGTCGACGCCAGCCTCCGCACCCTGCCGCGCGTCCACACGTCGCCGGTCACCCGGGCCGCGCCCACCGGCTCGGTCGACGCGCCCCGCGGGCGGGACCTCAGCCTGTCGCTGCGCGACGGCAACGATGTGCGCGCGGTCAACGAGCTGCTCACGCGGGGGATCAAACTGCGGCGTACGGACGCGGGCACCGTCGTGGTCCCGGCCGAGGCGCGCTCCGAGGCCACCGCGCTCGCCAAGACCTTGGGCGTACGATTCAGCGCCGCCCCTCGTGGCACCAAGGGTGAGGTGTTCGACCAGCCGGTGATCGCCGCCGCCGTCTCCGCGGACGAACTGTTCGCCCTCCGCGAGATGGGCTTCGGAGTGCGGACGGTGTCGACGGCGGTCCTGAACGCCGGGGCCGACCTCTCCGGCGTGGACACCCTGATCGTCTCGTCCGGCCTGTCGTACACCGCCCTGAACCCCACGGCCCGCGCCACCGTCGATGCCTTCCTGGCCCGTGGCGGCGGCGTGCTCACCCGGGGCGCCACCGGGGCCGCCTTCAACGCCGCCGCGAAGGTCCTGCCGGCGACCGCGGTGGCCGGCCGCAGCGACGCCAACGGCGTGGTCACCGTGACGAACGAGGGCGGAGTCGTGGGCGCGGGCTCCCCGCCGCACTCGTTCGTCTACTCGCCGCTCTGGTTCACCGGCACCGGCTTCACCGTGGAACAGCGCTACGGCGCCGACCCGCTGGTCGCCGGCCACTGGCTGCCCACCGGGGCCGGCGCCAACGGCCCGGCCCAGGCCGCCGGCCAGGCCGCCGTCGTCTCCGGCGCCACACCCGGCGGCGGCAACGCGGTCCTGTTCGGCACCGAGCCGCTGTTCCGGGCCCACCCGAAGGGCCTGTACGCCGGCTACGCCCGAGCCCTGTTCTGGACCGCCGGCTAGCGCATCGATCCGGGCCCGCGGGCGGTTCTCCGCCGTCCGCGGGCTCTGCCGTCCGCGGGCTCTGCCGTAGCGTGCGGGTGTGGCGGGGCTGCTGGAGGACTTTGTCCGGGCGGATCGGGAGCGAGGGCTCGGCACCTACGGGATCCATGTGCACTCGGACGGGCGGCCACCGGTGGAGCATCGGTTCCGGCCGGATGAGCGGGTCGATCTGCGCTCGGTGGCGAAGACGTTCACGGCCGTGGCGCTGGGGATGGCGGAGGCCGAGGGGCGGCTCGGGCTGGACGACCGGCTGCTCGACCACCTGCCGGAGCTGCGGGGGCTCGCGGCGGACGGGTTCGAGGCGGTCACGCTGCGGCAGCTGACGACGATGACCAGCGGGACCGGGCATCAGTGGTTCGCCCATCAGCGGATCGACGCCCCCGACCTGCTGGCCGAGATCGTCGCCGCGCGGATGGAGGCGGCCCCGGGGACGCGGTTCCGGTACACCGGGTCGGGCCCGTACGCGGTCGGACGGGTCATCGCCCGGGTGTCCGGCGCCGACCTGCGGGAGTTCCTGACGCCGCGCCTGTTCCGGCCGCTCGGCCTGCAC includes these proteins:
- a CDS encoding RidA family protein, yielding MTVYLPAVPGYDQLDVPIGDVVHVTEYVTAAALADPAALDAARKTVFGEHRAPVSRVPVESIVGSGAPYAVAVVTHPGGGTLFTDGDDVIRVAGGVTYLPSVHTTDGDFRDQYRWCLERIAALLAVAGSGTGALVRTVDYTATATRAEYPRCGRPRREVLGAGPVHPGAAGILVDVPVEPGAQVSLDALAASPPLEALNPGWARYDTLTYKPAVRAANTVYLAGFGALDPVSQQAIHAGDLVAQAEYVYRSIETVLAEAGGTGENVVHLVEYLTPDAVADYPRTVALREKHFPNAVVTAVVCSALLRPEFLLETVPTAVLP
- a CDS encoding FAS1-like dehydratase domain-containing protein; translated protein: MTLLTPELAARIGEERVYTAPEPLGRAAIRYFALATGDTDPAHLAGDVAPPTLICETNQYAGLPRDADGYAGHGWHLDVPGTRLVRGGNAYRFERPVGPDDVITARWKLADMTERVTGGGKTMLIVTSVATYTDQAGRVLAVNEETLIYVAR
- a CDS encoding MmgE/PrpD family protein, with the translated sequence MVLARWVAGLDCTALPDAVVEAAREHLIDAVGCAVAGIGRGAAEPALTVARGLGGPPEARLFSGERVGAVAAAFGNAVAVHALDFDDTHAGGLVHASAVTVPVALAVGEQTGARGSEMITALVAGLEVVCRLGASAPHGFHARGLHATSMCGVVGAAVTAGKLIGLDETRLAHAIGIAASGASGLLEFLHSPASTKQLHPGTAAANGILAARLAAAGATGPAGALDGEYGLFRTMTTRDPDPAVLLGELGERWETTRIGIKPYPACQLTHASIDAAGEFTGSAPPALTVTLHPDAVPIVGGPEKRRPRSAYEAKFSVYWCVAAMVVDGWVDLDTFEDLDRPEILDLAARITVRAGAADVVAADAPGMVEGDGRTARVERPTGGGARTKAAANLGPGAEEVFAAADALTTAAGDKAAGGPKAAGGPKAATPAADVAELLDRIEGCLQ
- a CDS encoding Zn-ribbon domain-containing OB-fold protein, whose protein sequence is MKIQHCTTCGSYQHYPRPICVTCGGDRPDEVDAAGTGTVDSFTVVHRADEPFVLARVRLTEGPVVLTHLTGIPDPRCDQPVRLVEGSEPPVFTGSDDGL
- a CDS encoding thiolase C-terminal domain-containing protein; the encoded protein is MTGVAIAGAAECDLGATGKSILELQTQAVTRALDDAGLTLADVDGIATNGIARFSATQLADWLGLKPSWCDSTFAGGAVFEMYVARAAQAIAAGQCSTVVISYASDQRSARSRKLTAVHDDGTPEAEWEAPYQPLYPISYYAMVAQRYLHVHGLTRADLASVAVAARARAQINPKAWTYGRGALTVDDVLAAPQISSPLGRLDCCLVTDGGGAIVLTSLERARDLPKRPVEVLGYGEALTHTGMASEPDLLRTGAIDSGRRAFARAGLTPADIDVVQLYDAFTVSVPLGLEALGFAAPGEGLAVTTPHNTTGGGLAYCHPGQFGVLLLVEAVRQLRGECGDRQVPGASTALAHGTGGIFSSHATVILGADR
- a CDS encoding MaoC/PaaZ C-terminal domain-containing protein, with the protein product MSLVREQKIELPDMIAYAGATWDWHKLHYDADYLRERGLDKPVVDGQVFGAHLAIALREWFGPDAVITALSFRFKSLVFAGETIRCVGTVVREEAGTVEVDLRVEVVEGGRIAVAPASATLTLP
- a CDS encoding CaiB/BaiF CoA transferase family protein, giving the protein MRPLEDIRIVAVEQYGAGPFGSVHLADLGADVIKIEEPGTGGDVGRYVPPYQHGEDSLFFETFNRGKRSLSLDLASPAGREVFEDLVRHSDAVYSNLRGDVPAKIGITYDQLKHINPSIVCCSLTGFGMTGPRAAQPGYDYILQGLAGWMELTGEPGGPPTKSGLSIVDYSGGFVAAIALLAGVHAARRDGHGMDCDLSLFDTAVGMLTYPAAWHLNAGFEPARTRYSAHPSLVPFQLFPSADGWVVVGCAKEKFWHRLVAVLESAPTPDTPAGPSNSAGSGGADPSVSAGWSSAGSGGADPSVSTGWSSAGSGGADPSVSTGWSTAGSGGADPSVSTGWSTAGSGGVALSDPRFATFADRRTHADVLLPLLEEIFATRATAEWLALLEPAGIPCGPVNDVAAALRDPHTLARGLVVETEHPHYGTVRQVASPVRVGDAPPAYRRAPRRGEDLGYVAELLGYSDTRLTELRSSGAFGKAPE